TTTTCCGAACAGGTGATCCGCCCGACCGGCCTTCTGGACCCCAAGGTGGAGATCCGGCCCGTCGATATGCAGGTGGACGATCTCTTGGACGAGATCCGCCGCGTATCGGCGGCCGGGCTGCGCACCCTCGTCACCGTGCTGACCAAACGCATGGCCGAGGATCTGACCGAATATTTCCACGAACAGGGCATCCGCATCCGCTACATGCATTCCGACATCGACACGATCGAGCGGATCGAGATCCTGCGCGATCTGCGCCTTGGGGCGTTCGATGTGCTGGTGGGCATCAACCTCCTGCGCGAGGGCCTCGACATTCCCGAATGCGGGCTGGTGGCGATCCTCGATGCCGACAAGGAAGGGTTCCTGCGGTCCGAAACCTCGCTGATCCAGACGATCGGCCGGGCCGCGCGCAACGCCGAAGGCCGCGTCATCATGTATGCCGACCGGATCACCGGATCGATGGAACGCGCCATGCGCGAGACCGATCGGCGCCGGGAAAAGCAGATGGCCTACAACACCCTGCACGGCATCACCCCGCAAACGGTGAAGAAGAACGTGGAGGATGTCCTGTCCGGTCTGTGGCAGGGCGACACGGACCAGAGCCGCGTGACCGCCAAGGTGGACAAGCCGATGGTCGGCTCCAACCTTTCGGCGCATCTCGATGCGCTGCGCGTTCAGATGCGCAAAGCCGCCGAGAACCTCGAATTCGAGGAGGCGGCCCGTCTGCGCGACGAGGTGAAGCGGCTGGAAGCGGTCGAGCTGGCGGTGGCGGACGACCCCCTCACCCGCCAATCGGCCGTGGAGGAGGCGCAGGAGGCGGCGCTGGCCGGATCGGGGCGCTCCACCGCCGGGCGCGCGGGCCAGCGGGGCGGCAACAAGCGTCGCCGCCGCTGACGCCGAGGCTTGCCGCGGCCCGCGCGCCGCGTCATGATCCGCCGAAACATCCTGAACTGCATGGAAAATTCGGTGCCCACGTCTGATCTGATCTTCATCATTGGCCGGCAGCGCAGCGGCACGACCGTGTTCCGCCGCCTTCTGGCCCGGCATGGCGCGCTCGATTGCGACGAGATCTTCCACGGGAATCTGAACGCCCGGCACCGGTTCTACGGCTTCGTCCGCGACCGCGCCGCGCAGGATCCGGCCATGGTGCATCCCGAGCATCACGCCTTCTTGTTCCGCAAATACATCGAGCGGCAGCGCGAGGTGGCGGCCGGGCGCAAGCTGGCGATGGATGTGAAGTATTTCGGCCTGAACCTGATCCCCCAGCGCGAGGATGTGGACAGCCGCAGCCCCTTCATCGTCAGCTTCCTGCAGGAATCGCAGGCCCATGTCGTGCATCTCGTGCGGCGCAACAAGCTGCGCATCTTCGTCTCCGAAGAGATGGCGACGATGACCGGGCGCTGGTCGGCGGAAACGGCGGGCGATCTCGTGACGCGCAAACCCGCGCTGGAGATCGACGTGCGGCGCGCCGTCACGGCGATCCGCACGCTTTTGCAGCAGGACCGCCGCGTCGGCGCCCTTCTGGATGCCGTCCCGCAGGTGGAGCGTGTCTTCTATGACGAGATGTTCGATGCCGAGGGGCATTTCCAGCCCCCCGTGCGCCGCCTCGCCGCGCGGATGATGGACATCCCCGAAGCCAGCAGCCAGCCGGACAATCTGAAGATGAACCCCGAACGCCTGCGCGATCTGGTCGCCAATTACGACGATCTAGCCCGCGCCCTTCAGGGCACGGCGCATGAATGGATGCTGACCGATCCGAACTAGGGGGGCCATCAGGCCCCGGGCAGGATCTTTCCGGGGTTCATGATGCCCTGCGGATCGACGGCGGCCTTCAGCGCCGCCATCAGCGCCAGCGCGCCGGGGTCGTATTCCTCGGTCAGGTAATCGGCCTTGCCGATGCCGACGCCATGTTCGCCCGTGCAGGTGCCGCCCACCGACAGCGCGTGGCGCACCATGGCGGCATTGGCCTGCTTCACCGCCGCCGCCTCGGCCTCGCTCTCCGGGTCCATGGCAAAGACGACGTGGAAATTGCCATCCCCCACATGGCCGAGGATCACCGCCGGCACCGGACAATCGGCCAAGAGCCCCCGCGCATGATGGATCGCCCCGCTAAGTTCGGAGACCGGCACGCAGACATCCGACACCCACCCCCGGCAGCCCGGCCGCTGGCCGAGGATCGCATACCACGCCTCGTGCCGCGCCTTCCACAACCGCGCCCGCGCCGGGGCGTCATGGGCGGCCTCGAAGCCCTGCCCGCCGAATTCGGCCACGATCTCGCCCACGAGGGCGGCCTGTTCGGCGACCGAGGCATCCGATCCGTGAAACTCGAAGGCGAGCATGTCGGCCACCGGCAGATCCAGCCCCGAATGGGCGTTCACCGCCGCCACGAGGCCGCGATCCATAAGCTCCATCCGCGCGACGGGGATGCCGTATTGCACGACGGCGGTGGCGGCGGCGACGGCGCTCTCCACATCCTCGAACCGGCACACCGCCGCCGAAATCGCCTGCGGGATGCCGTGCAGGCGCAGCGTCACCTCGGTGATGATGCCAAGCGTGCCCTCCGCCCCGACGAAGAGCCGCGTCAGATCGTAGCCCGCCGCCGATTTGCGCGCCCGCCCGCCCGTGCGGATCACCTCGCCATTCGCCAAGACCACCGTCAGCGACAGCACCGCCTCGCGCATGGTGCCGTAGCGCACCGCATTCGTGCCCGACGCGCGGGTGGAGGCCATGCCCCCCAGCGTCGCATTCGCCCCCGGATCGATCGGAAAGAACAGGCCCTGATCGCGCAGCCAGCTGTTCAGCGCCTCCCGGGTGACGCCCGCCTCCACCGTGCAATCCATATCCTCGGCCGAGACGCGCAGCACCCGGTCCATGCCCGTCAGATCCAGCGACACCCCGCCGCGCACCGCCGACAGATGCCCCTCCAGCGAGGTGCCGGCGCCATGGGCGATCACCGGGATGCCCGCCGCGGCACACAGGCGGACGACCTCCTGAACCTCTTCGGTCGATCGGGCCATCACCACCGCATCGGGAGCTGCGATCCGGTGATGCGCCTCACCCCCCGCATGCTGCACCCGCAGCGCGTCCGAGGTGGAGAAACGCGCGCCGAAACGGGCACGCAGGGTATCGAAGACGGTCATGGACGGCTCCCCAGCTTGTTCGGGCCTATTCTACGTCCGCCCGGCCGGGGGCCGCAACCTGCGGCGGGAATGTCGCAAACGCGGCCGATTCCCGATTATTTCCATCAACAATGTTTGCGGATCACGGAAATGTTGGTAGCAGATTGCGTCCCTCGAATCCCCGGAGCCCTGCCATGCGCCTTCACCGAACCCTCCTCGTTGCCGGAACCAGCCTTCTGGCGCTGAGCCTTGCCGCCAAGGCGCAAGACGACGCCACCGCGCTGGAGGCGATCGTGGTCACAGGCGCCCCCGATCCGACCGCGCCTGCGGGCGGCTTCGTCGCCACGGGTCAGGCCAGCGCGACCAAGACCGGCACCGCCCGCATCGACACGCAGCAGACCACGTCGGTCGTCACGTCCGAACAGATCACCGCGCAGGGTGCCCGGACGCTGGGGCAGGCGCTGAACTATTCCGCCGGCACCTTCGGCGAGCCCTATGGTCAGGATTCGCGCGGCGACGCCCCGCGCCTGCGGGGCTTCGACGGCGGCAATTCGCAGTTCCTGAACGGGCTGAAACTGCTGCGCAGCAACACCACCCCCTCGTTCGAGACCTACGGGCTGGAGCGGATCGAGGTGCTGCACGGCCCGGCGGGCGTGCTCTATGGCGCGGGCAATCCGGGCGGCATGATCAACATGATCCAGAAACGCGCCCAGTTCGACACGTTCAACGAGGTCGGCCTGTCCTTCGGCACCGATGACCGGGCGGAGACGTTCTTCGATCTGAACCGCACCGTCGGCACCGATGTCGCCTATCGATTCACGGGCGTGCTGCGCAGCCAGACCGGCGCCGCCGAGGAGATCGAGGATGACCGCATCTACCTTGCGCCCAGCGTCACATGGCAGATCAACGGCGAGGATACGCTGACCTTCCTCGGCAGCTATCAGTGGGACAACCCCGAACAGCCGACCTCGGTCTCCACCGACGCGCTGATCGGGGGCAGCGACGCGATCGGCCGCGACACCTATATCGGCGAGGAGGATTACAACCACTCCGACCGCAAGCAGGTCAATCTCGGCGTCGAATGGCAGCACCGGTTCAACGACAACTGGTCGCTGACCCAAGGCTTGCGGTATCAGAGCTTCGATTGGGATTACCAATGGCTCTATTTCTCGTCGCTGACGGGGGACACGATCAATCGGGGCGCGATCGAACAGGACGAGGATACCGAAACGGTGAACCTCGACACCCGCCTGACGGGCCATGCCCGCACCGGCGCGGTGGATCACACGCTGCTCTTCGGGCTCGACATCCGCCGCTACGACGAACTGACGCAGACCGCCTTCGGGCGGGGGGTGCCGGGGCTCTCGGCATCGGATCCGCAATACGGCGCCACCGTCGATCCCGAGATCTGGTACGAGGCCGAGAACGACCTGACCTACCGGCAGACGGGCATCTATGCGCAGGACGAATTGCGCGTCGATCGCTGGCGCGCGACGCTGGGCCTGCGCCATGATTGGTCCAGCCGCGAGGGCACGACCTATTCCAACTTCGCCGGCACCACCGATGTCGATGAGGATACGAGCGAGACGACCGGCCGCGCCGGGCTGTCCTATGTCTTCGACAACGGGTTTGCGCCCTTCGTCAGCTATGCCACCACCTTCGATCCGGTCGTCGGCACGGACGAGCTGACGGGCGATCCGCTGGATCCGACCTCGGGGCGGCAGTGGGAGGTGGGCGTGAAATATCAGCCCGCAGGGTTCGACGGCTTCTTCACCGCCACGCTGTTCGACATTGAACAGAAGAACGTCACGGTCAGCGTCCTCGACAGCGCAAGCGGCGTCGTCACGTCGCGGCAGCGCGGGCAGGTCGATTCCAAGGGGCTGGAACTGGAAGGTGTGGCGCAACTGAGCCCGGCTTGGACACTGCGCGCCGCCTACAGCTACACCGATGCCGAAACGGTCAGCGACGATTACGCGGGCCTCGTTCCCGAAAACACGCCCGAAGATGTGGCGAGCCTCTGGGTCGGCTACGATTTCGATCCGGCGGGGCCGCTTGCGGGCCTGAACCTCGGTGGGGGCATCCGGTATTTCGGGGCGCGCTTCGGCGATGCGGCGAACACCTACCGGATGGACGGGGAAACGCTGCTCGACGCCTCGGTCTCTTATGTCCACGAGGCCGTCACCGCGCGGGTGACGGTGCAGAACCTGACGGACGAGGAATACCTTGCCCAATGCGGCAGCTTCGGCTGCACCTATGGCGCGGGGCGGACGGTGATCGCGGACGTTTCCTACCGCTGGTGATATCCCGCCGGCGCTCGCAAAGCGTGCTTGCGTGATACCTGATCGAATTGGTATGGATATGGGACTCGGGGCCCCAAGGGGTGCTGCCGGCGCGACAGGAGATGACCGATGCAACGGACGACCGCCTTCCTTGCCATACCCGCCGCCACCTTCCTTCCCGGCCTGATCCAGCGCGCGACCGAACTGGAACTGGCCGTGAGCGACACGCCGCGCGGCAAATCGGTCAACATGTTCTATGGCACGCTGGAGGTGATCGACACCGGCCCGAGCACCACGGTGGAACTGACCTCCGCCGATGGGGCCCAGCTTGTCAGCCTGCGCGAAACGCTCAGCTGGCATCTGGATCAGGCCGGGCTGAATCACTGCGTCACATGGGCCAAGATGCGCGTCGGGGCCAATCCGGCGAACATGGCGCTGGGCCGCGTGGCGCGGGTGCTCGACATCTCGCCCAATTTCCGGCGCATCCGCCTTGCGGGGGATTACACGCGCTTTCTGAACGGCGGGCTGCATTTCCGCCTGCTGATCGGCCCCGAGGGCGCCGATTGGCCCACCGCCGACGACACCGGCGGCACCGTCTGGCCGGGCGGCGTGGAGGCATGGCACCGCCCCGCCTATACCGTGCGCGACATCTGCCCCGAGGGGCGGTGGATCGATTTCGACCTCTTCCGCCACGAAGGCGGCCGCGCGCATGACTGGTCCGGCACGCTTTCGCCGGGGCAGGAGGTCGGGCTGACCGGTCCCGGCGGCACGGGCCTGTCCGAAGCCCCATGGATCGGCCTGTTCGGCGACGAAACCGCCCTGCCCGCCGTCATCCGCATGATCCGCGGCGCGCCCGAGGGCACGGTGGGCGAGGCCGTGATCCTCGTTCCGACCGAAGCCGATATTCAACGCGTCGCCTGTCCGCCGGGCATCACCCTGCGTTGGGCGCTGCGCGAGCGGGGGGACACGCTGATCGACGCCTTCCGCGCCGCCCGCGTGCCCGACGGCCCCCGCTATGTCTATTTCGCGTCCGAGAAGGCCGAGGCCGCCGCCGCGCGCGAACATGGCGCGGCGCTTGGCCTGAAGCGGGGCGAGTTGCACGCCCTCGCCTATTGGACGGCCGATTAGGCCCCCATCCGCCGCGACAGATACCGCGCCAGCGTCGGCGCGGTCAGCAGCACGAAGAAGAAGCGCGCGATCTGCATCGCCATCACGAAGGGCACATCCACGTCCGAGGCGCTGGCGATGATGGCCACCGTATCGGCCCCGCCCGGCGTCGTGGCCAGATACGCCGTCAGCGGATCGACCCCGGCGAACCGCACCAGCGCCAGCGCGAACAGCCCCCCGACCGCTATCAGCGCGACCACCGACATCAGCACCCGCGGCAGGGCATGGGCGGCATGGCGCACCACCGCCGGGGTGAAGCGCATCCCCACCGTCAGTCCGATCACCACATAGCAGATCGCCAGCAGCCAGAAGGGCAGCGTGATCGCAAGAACCCCGGTGAAGCTGAGGATCAGCCCCACGATCAGCGACAGCAGCAGCGCCCCGCCCGGCAAGCGCACGCGCATTGCCAACAGCCCGCAGGCCGCCGCCACCGCCAGCGTACCGATCAGCGGCCCGGTGGCCAGCGCCGCATGCACCGTCGGCACGGCGACGCCCTCGCCCCCCGCGCCCAGAAAGCGCGTCAGCAGCATCGCCACCACCGCGCAGCACACCACGCGGGTGTACTGCATGAAGGCCACCAGCCGCATGTCCGCCCCGAAGGATTCGGACATGATCGTCATCACGCTGGCCGCCCCCGGCGCCGATCCCCAGATCGCCGTCGACCCCGGAAACAGCCGCGCGCGCGAGATCGACCAGCCGAGCGCCGCCGCCGCCACGACGGTGGACATGACGCCAAGGACGAACAGGAGCCAGTCCTTGCGCAGCTCGGTCCCGATGTCATGCGGGATGCTGCCCGCCATCATCAGCCCCACCACGGCCTGCGCCGCGACGAAGCCGCGCCGGTCGATCGCGACCGTGCCGCCCGCGACGGCCAGCACGATGGCCGCGATCATCGGCCCCAGAAGGAAGGCCGCCGGAAGCCCGCCCAGCTCCAACGCCGCGGTAAGCGCCCCCGCCAGCGCCACCAGCACCGCCCAGCGGACCGGTCGGCCCGCTGCGGCCATACGCTTTGCAAAGCGGACCATCGGCCCGGATCAGTCGCCCAAGCGGCCCGTCAGGCGGGCGTGGAACGCGCCGCTGCGGGCATCGAGGCCGGTGAAGTGGCAGGTCGTTCCATGCGCGGCATAACGGGTCTGGATCGAATCCAGCGCCGCCACCGTGGACGCGTCCCAGATCTGCGACCGGGCGAAGTCGATCGTGACCTCGGCCGGGTCCTCCGCATAGCGGAACCGCTCGAACAGATCGTTGCTGGAGCCGAAGAACAGCGGGCCGTCCACTTCGTAGAAGGCGTGATGGCCGCTCTCGGACAGGGTGCGCCGCACCTCGATCACATGGGCGACGCGGCGCGCGAAGAACAAGACCGCTAGAACGACGCCGCCCGCAATGCCGATGGCAAGGTTGTGCGTCAGCACCGTCAGCCCGACCGTCACCGCCATCACCAGCGTTTCGGGAATGGGCATGGTGCGCAGCGTGCTGGGGCGGACCGAATGCCAATCCACCGTCTGCACCGACACCACCATCATCACCGCCGCCAGCGCCACCATCGGGATCTGCGCCATCACGCCCGACAGGATGGTGACGAGGATCAGCAGCACCGCACCCGCCGCCAGCGTCGACACGCGCGACCGGGCGCCGCCGATCTTCACGTTCACCACCGTCTGCCCGATCATCGCGCAGCCGGCGATCCCGCCGTAAAAGCCCGCCGCGATGTTCGCAACGCCCAGTGCCCAGCTTTCACGCCCCTTGTGGGACCGGGTATCCGTGATCTCGTCCACCAGCTTGGCCGTCAGGAGCGACTCCAGAAGGCCGACGAACGCGACGCTCAGCGCCGGACCCCAGACGATCGCGAGGGTGTCCATGCTCAGGGGCACGTTCAGCAGGGTCAGGCCCGGAAGGCCGGGCGACATCTCGCCCTCGCCGCCCACATTGGGCACGTTCAGCCCGAAGATCATCGCCAGCGCCGTGACGACCACGATCGCCACCAGCGCCGAAGGCACCACCGTCGTCAGGCGCGGCAGTACGATCACGATCAGCAGCGTCAGCGCGAACAGCGGATAGACCGCCCCCGGCACGTCGATGATATGCGGCACCTGCGCAAAGAAGATCAGGATCCCCAAGGCGTTCACGAAGCCGATCATCACCGATCGCGGGATGAACCGCATCAGCCGCGCCAGACCGAGGAAGCCGAAGGCGATCTGGATCGCCCCCGCCAACAGGATCGTCGGCAGGATGTATTCCATCCCGTATTCGCGCACCATCGGCCCGATCACCAGCGCGATGGACCCGGCCGCGGCCGTGACCATGCCCGGACGCCCCCCAAGCACCGACATCACGAAGCACAGCACGATGGAGGCGACGAGCGCCGTCTTGGGATCGACCCCCGAGATGAAGGAGAAGGAGATCACCTCCGGGATGAGGGCAAGCGCCGTGACGACGCCGGCCAGCACCTCGCGCGTCAGCACGCGGGGCTGGCGCACCACGTCCACGATCCCGGGTGAATCGCTCGTGCCGTTCTGCGGCACCGTCTGGGTTTCCGTTACCATGTCATTTCCTGACTGTGGCCGCGCACCCGTGTCCCGCCTGCATATCGGCGGATAAGCTGTGAAGGATATGTCCGCCTGCGACGCTGCAGGGCGGGGTCCGGCAGCGGACCCGTTTCAATAAGTGCAGCCGAATGGCGCATCCGCCAAAGGCGTATCGGCGATCCGGCCGCACAGATCGTGATTGCCCGAAGCGGGGACGAAAGACAAGCGCCTTTCGCCCCCGCGCCGCCCTCTCAGGCCCATTCGCCCTTGCGGAACACCGGCACGCGGCGGCCATCCGCATGCACGCCGTCGATGTCGATCTGCCCCGAGCCGATCATCCAGTCCACATGGATCAGGCTGGAATTGCCGCCCTGCGCGCGGACCTGCTCGGCCGTGGGGTCGCCCTCGAAGCATTTGGCGTAGCATTGGCCGAGCGCGATATGCGAGGCCGCGTTCTCGTCATAGAGCGTGTTGTAGAAGAGGAGCCCCGAGGCCGAGATCGGCGAGGAATGGGGCACCAGCGCCACCTCTCCCAGACGGCGCGCGCCTTCGTCGGTGTCGATCAGCTTGCGCAGCACATCCTCGCCCTTGGTGGCATGCGCCTCGGTGATGGCACCGTCCTTGAAGGTGACGCGGATGCCGTCGATCAGGGTGCCCTGATGCGCAAGGGGTTTGGTCGCGCTGACATGACCCTCCACGCGCAGGGCGTGGGGGGTGGTGAACACCTCTTCGGTGGGGATGTTCGGATTGCAGGTGATGCCGTTGCGCGCCACCGACGCGCCGCCCATCCAGCGGTGCCCGTCGGCAAGGCCCACCGTCAGATCGGTGCCGGGGCCGGTGAAGTGCAGCGCGGCGAAGCCTTGCTCGTTCAGCCAAGCCGAGCGGCTGCGCAGGGCGTCGTTATGCGCCTGCCACGCCCCGACCGGATCGTCGCCATCCACGCGGCTGGCGGCGAAGATCGCCTCGGCGAGCCGCGTCACGGCCTCGTCCTCGGGCAGGTCCGGGAAGACCTGACGCGCCCAAGACGGGTTGGGATAGCTCACGATGTTCCAGTTGATGTCGAAGCCCGAGATCTTCTCCAGCGCCGGTTTGTAGGCGCGGGACTGCGCGCGGCCCGCGCGGCTGACCTTGGCCGGATCCTGCCCCGCCAGCAGGGCCGGATTCTCGCCCGATACCGCCAGACGGGCGGTGTTCGCGCCGAACGCCTCGGCCATGCCGCGATAGAGCCAGTCCGCCGCGCGGTCGAAGCTCTCCTCCCGAGCATGGGCGTAACGGGCCAGCGTCACCTCTTCGTCGGAGAAAAGCGGCGTGACCACGCCCGCCCCCGCCGCATAGGCATGCGCCGCGATCCGCCGCACCAGCGGCAGCGCCGCCACGGGCGCGGTCAGCAAAAGGTCCTGCCCTGGTTGCAGGTTCAGGCCGACCTTCACGGCGACTTCCGCCAGCCGGTCGAGTTTCACGGAATCGATCACCATCGCGCATCCTCCAGTATTCGGCTGCGAAGATGGCGCGGCGGGGGCCGGGGTGCAAGGCGAAGGGCCCTTGCACCCCCACCGGACATTTGCGAGCCTGCGACCGAAACGCGCACCCCGCCTGCGACCTTCGTCGCCGGCCCTGCCGGAGACAGCCTTCCATGACATCGTCCGCCGCCTTCATCGGCCTTGCCCTCGCCTTCGCCGTCGGGATGATCGGCACCACGCTGCCAACCCCGCTCTATCCCGATTATCAGCAGGCGATGGGCTTTTCGCAGCTGACGATCACGGTGATCTTCGCGGTCTATGCGCTTGGGGTGGTGGCATCGCTCCTGATCTTCGGGCGCTGGTCGGACCAGTTGGGCCGCCGTCCGATGCTGCTGGCGGCCTTGGCGCTCTCGGCGGCGACGGACCTCATGTTCCTGCAAGCGGACGGGCTGATGGCGATCCTTGCCGCGCGCGTTCTGTCGGGGCTGTCGGCCGGGATCCTGACCACCACCGCCAGCGTCGCGGTGATGGAGGCCGCCCCCGAGGGCAAGCGCCGCGCCGGAACGCTGGCGGCCACCGCCGCCAATATGGGCGGGCTGGGCCTCGGCCCGATCTTTGCCGGGGTGATCGCATCGCTGCTGCCGCAGCCGCTGATCTGGCCCTATGCGCTGCATCTTTTGCTGGTGGTCGTTGCCGTGGTTTTCGTCCTGCGCGCCAACGAGACGGTGGAGCGCAAGCCCTCGCCCGATCTGGGGGTGCAGCGTCCGGCGCTGCCGTCGGATGCGGCCTCGGTCTTCGTGCCGGCGGCGGTGGCGGCGTTCGCGGGGTTCATGGTCTGCGGCTTCTTCACGGCCGTCGCGCCGGGGGTGATGACGCGCGATCTGAATTATTCGAACCCGGCGCTGATCGGGCTCGTCGCGGGGATCCTGTTCCTCGCCTCCACCCTTGGGCAGGCGGTGCTGGACCGCATTCCCGAGAAACGCCGCCTGCCGGTGGGCACGGCGGTGCTGCTGGCGGGGGTGCTGGTGGTGGCGATGGCGCTCGGCCTGCGGATGCTGGCGCCGCTTTTGGCGGGCGCGGTCATCGCGGGGATCGGTCAGGGCATCGCCTTCCGCGCGGGGCTGGCGGCCGTGGTCGGCGCCACGTCCGAGGATCGGCGCGCGGCCACGACGGCGAGCTATTTCATCGTGGCCTATATCGCCATCTCGTTGCCCGTGGTGGGGGTTGGCCTTCTCAGCGGGGCGATCGGGCTGCATGTGACCAGCCTCGTCTTTGCCGGGCTGGTGGCGGCGCTGTGCTGCGCCGCCCTCGTGATGCTGATCCGCAAGCGATCAGTGCCGTCCTGATCCGCCATCCAGCGGCATCGTCACCGGATCGCGGCGGCGCAGACCCAGAAGCTGATACAGCAGGATCGCCGCCAGCGTGGCCGTGCCGATGCCGCCCACCGCGAAACCGCCCAGCGTCACGCTGAAATCACCTGCGCCGAAGACCAGCGTCACCCCCACGGTGATCAGGTTGCGCGGGTCGTCGTGCTCCAGCCCAGACGCTCCTCGGGTTGGACGACGGCGCCTTGCGCGATCGTCCAGCGCGGGAAATAGCTCATACCGCCCCCCGTTTGGGCCGGGGCGCGAGCGCGGCATCGGCCGTCGCGATGAAATCCGCCGCGATCTGCGGCGGGCGCGTCGCAAGGCTGACCCCGACGAACAGCGCGGCGGCGACCGGCAGGCCGAGTATCCCCGCCGGCAGGCCCATCAGGCTGTTGCCCGTGGCATACATCGCGATCACGAAAGCGCCGCCCCCCGCCATGCTGGCGATGGACCCCGCCGCCGTTCCGCGCCGCCAGAAGAAGGCCCCGACGATGGAGGGCACCACCACGATCAGCCCCGCCGAGGCGGCGACCGACAGCAGCGCGATCAGATCAAGCTCCAGCGCGGCGAAGATCAGCGACAGCACCGCGATCACCGGGATCACCAGCTTGCCCAGCCACAGCTGGCGCTGATCCCCCGCCCCCGACAGCGGCGCATAGACATCGCGCGCCAGCATCGACGACAGCGTCAGCAGGATCGAATCGATGGTGGAGATGGCCGCCGCCAGAATCCCGATCATCACGATCATGCCCAGCACCGGGGGCACATGGTCCGAGGCCAGCAGCGTCGCCGTCGCAAGGTCCGGCCGCTCCAGCCCTG
This DNA window, taken from Falsirhodobacter algicola, encodes the following:
- a CDS encoding FAD-binding oxidoreductase, whose protein sequence is MTVFDTLRARFGARFSTSDALRVQHAGGEAHHRIAAPDAVVMARSTEEVQEVVRLCAAAGIPVIAHGAGTSLEGHLSAVRGGVSLDLTGMDRVLRVSAEDMDCTVEAGVTREALNSWLRDQGLFFPIDPGANATLGGMASTRASGTNAVRYGTMREAVLSLTVVLANGEVIRTGGRARKSAAGYDLTRLFVGAEGTLGIITEVTLRLHGIPQAISAAVCRFEDVESAVAAATAVVQYGIPVARMELMDRGLVAAVNAHSGLDLPVADMLAFEFHGSDASVAEQAALVGEIVAEFGGQGFEAAHDAPARARLWKARHEAWYAILGQRPGCRGWVSDVCVPVSELSGAIHHARGLLADCPVPAVILGHVGDGNFHVVFAMDPESEAEAAAVKQANAAMVRHALSVGGTCTGEHGVGIGKADYLTEEYDPGALALMAALKAAVDPQGIMNPGKILPGA
- a CDS encoding SulP family inorganic anion transporter, giving the protein MVTETQTVPQNGTSDSPGIVDVVRQPRVLTREVLAGVVTALALIPEVISFSFISGVDPKTALVASIVLCFVMSVLGGRPGMVTAAAGSIALVIGPMVREYGMEYILPTILLAGAIQIAFGFLGLARLMRFIPRSVMIGFVNALGILIFFAQVPHIIDVPGAVYPLFALTLLIVIVLPRLTTVVPSALVAIVVVTALAMIFGLNVPNVGGEGEMSPGLPGLTLLNVPLSMDTLAIVWGPALSVAFVGLLESLLTAKLVDEITDTRSHKGRESWALGVANIAAGFYGGIAGCAMIGQTVVNVKIGGARSRVSTLAAGAVLLILVTILSGVMAQIPMVALAAVMMVVSVQTVDWHSVRPSTLRTMPIPETLVMAVTVGLTVLTHNLAIGIAGGVVLAVLFFARRVAHVIEVRRTLSESGHHAFYEVDGPLFFGSSNDLFERFRYAEDPAEVTIDFARSQIWDASTVAALDSIQTRYAAHGTTCHFTGLDARSGAFHARLTGRLGD
- a CDS encoding AbrB family transcriptional regulator, with product MVRFAKRMAAAGRPVRWAVLVALAGALTAALELGGLPAAFLLGPMIAAIVLAVAGGTVAIDRRGFVAAQAVVGLMMAGSIPHDIGTELRKDWLLFVLGVMSTVVAAAALGWSISRARLFPGSTAIWGSAPGAASVMTIMSESFGADMRLVAFMQYTRVVCCAVVAMLLTRFLGAGGEGVAVPTVHAALATGPLIGTLAVAAACGLLAMRVRLPGGALLLSLIVGLILSFTGVLAITLPFWLLAICYVVIGLTVGMRFTPAVVRHAAHALPRVLMSVVALIAVGGLFALALVRFAGVDPLTAYLATTPGGADTVAIIASASDVDVPFVMAMQIARFFFVLLTAPTLARYLSRRMGA
- a CDS encoding siderophore-interacting protein gives rise to the protein MQRTTAFLAIPAATFLPGLIQRATELELAVSDTPRGKSVNMFYGTLEVIDTGPSTTVELTSADGAQLVSLRETLSWHLDQAGLNHCVTWAKMRVGANPANMALGRVARVLDISPNFRRIRLAGDYTRFLNGGLHFRLLIGPEGADWPTADDTGGTVWPGGVEAWHRPAYTVRDICPEGRWIDFDLFRHEGGRAHDWSGTLSPGQEVGLTGPGGTGLSEAPWIGLFGDETALPAVIRMIRGAPEGTVGEAVILVPTEADIQRVACPPGITLRWALRERGDTLIDAFRAARVPDGPRYVYFASEKAEAAAAREHGAALGLKRGELHALAYWTAD
- a CDS encoding aminopeptidase; the protein is MVIDSVKLDRLAEVAVKVGLNLQPGQDLLLTAPVAALPLVRRIAAHAYAAGAGVVTPLFSDEEVTLARYAHAREESFDRAADWLYRGMAEAFGANTARLAVSGENPALLAGQDPAKVSRAGRAQSRAYKPALEKISGFDINWNIVSYPNPSWARQVFPDLPEDEAVTRLAEAIFAASRVDGDDPVGAWQAHNDALRSRSAWLNEQGFAALHFTGPGTDLTVGLADGHRWMGGASVARNGITCNPNIPTEEVFTTPHALRVEGHVSATKPLAHQGTLIDGIRVTFKDGAITEAHATKGEDVLRKLIDTDEGARRLGEVALVPHSSPISASGLLFYNTLYDENAASHIALGQCYAKCFEGDPTAEQVRAQGGNSSLIHVDWMIGSGQIDIDGVHADGRRVPVFRKGEWA
- a CDS encoding TonB-dependent siderophore receptor encodes the protein MRLHRTLLVAGTSLLALSLAAKAQDDATALEAIVVTGAPDPTAPAGGFVATGQASATKTGTARIDTQQTTSVVTSEQITAQGARTLGQALNYSAGTFGEPYGQDSRGDAPRLRGFDGGNSQFLNGLKLLRSNTTPSFETYGLERIEVLHGPAGVLYGAGNPGGMINMIQKRAQFDTFNEVGLSFGTDDRAETFFDLNRTVGTDVAYRFTGVLRSQTGAAEEIEDDRIYLAPSVTWQINGEDTLTFLGSYQWDNPEQPTSVSTDALIGGSDAIGRDTYIGEEDYNHSDRKQVNLGVEWQHRFNDNWSLTQGLRYQSFDWDYQWLYFSSLTGDTINRGAIEQDEDTETVNLDTRLTGHARTGAVDHTLLFGLDIRRYDELTQTAFGRGVPGLSASDPQYGATVDPEIWYEAENDLTYRQTGIYAQDELRVDRWRATLGLRHDWSSREGTTYSNFAGTTDVDEDTSETTGRAGLSYVFDNGFAPFVSYATTFDPVVGTDELTGDPLDPTSGRQWEVGVKYQPAGFDGFFTATLFDIEQKNVTVSVLDSASGVVTSRQRGQVDSKGLELEGVAQLSPAWTLRAAYSYTDAETVSDDYAGLVPENTPEDVASLWVGYDFDPAGPLAGLNLGGGIRYFGARFGDAANTYRMDGETLLDASVSYVHEAVTARVTVQNLTDEEYLAQCGSFGCTYGAGRTVIADVSYRW